A genomic region of Papaver somniferum cultivar HN1 chromosome 7, ASM357369v1, whole genome shotgun sequence contains the following coding sequences:
- the LOC113299216 gene encoding respiratory burst oxidase homolog protein A-like — protein sequence MRGFPKHERRWASDTVSSGKFASGSSSPVNNETSGAMDQEFVQVTLDFQDDDTIVLRSVEPATIIDLDQEIVISGSGGGGGGSETSLSSAASRSPTIKRSSSHKFRQFSQELKKETVAKAKAFSQEFKAELNRRFSWSHNQSSKTLSSSTAVANDNNAGTSDSALAARALRKQRAQLDRTRSGAHKALRGLRFISNSNSNSSSHRNNINSVDAWNEVQSNFDGLAKDGFLFRADFGQCIGMKDSKEFALELFDALSRRRRLKIDKISKEELYEFWSQITDQSFDSRLQIFFDMVDKNEDGRITESEVKEIIMLSASANKLARLKEQAEEYAALIMEELDPERLGYIELWQLETLLLQKDTYLNYSQALSYTSQALSQNLQGLRSRSSIRKVSRNIIYYIEDNWKRLWVMALWIGIMLGLFFWKFFQYKNRYPFKVMGYCLVTAKGAAETLKFNMALILLPVSRNTITWLRSTRLASVIPFDDNINFHKTIAGAIVVGVILHAGNHLACDFPRLIKSSNDVFEPLKHDFPGDHKPTYAALLRGPEGVTGILMVIFMVVAFTLATRWFRRSLVKLPKPFDKLTGFNAFWYSHHLFVLVYILLIIHGFYLYLVHQWYQKTTWMYIAVPVVLYACERIVRFFRSGFYSVRLRKVAIYPGNVLTLQMSKPPNFKYKSGQYMFVQCPAVSPFEWHPFSITSAPGDDYLSIHIRQLGDWTQELKRVFSEACELPLAGRSGLLRADETTKKSLPKLLIDGPYGAPAQDYKNYDVLLLVGLGIGATPFISILKDLLNNIIRMEELADSISDTSRTTDQSVGTSSDSSVSKFSPKRKKPLKTTNAYFYWVTREQGSFDWFKGIMNEIADLDHRGVIEMHNYLTSVYEEGDARSALITMVQALNHAKNGVDIVSGTTVRTHFARPNWKKVFSKTCSKHPNAKIGVFYCGAPVLAQELGKLCHEFNQKGSTKFEFHKEHF from the exons ATGAGGGGTTTTCCGAAACATGAACGACGGTGGGCGTCTGATACGGTGTCTTCAGGTAAATTTGCAAGTGGAAGTTCATCACCTGTAAACAACGAAACATCTGGCGCAATGGATCAAGAATTTGTTCAAGTAACCCTTGATTTTCAAGACGATGATACAATTGTGTTGAGAAGTGTTGAACCTGCTACCATTATTGATTTAGATCAAGAAATTGTTATTTCTggtagtggtggcggtggtggtggaagtGAAACTTCTTTATCATCAGCGgcatcaagatcaccaacaataAAAAGAAGTTCATCGCATAAATTTCGTCAGTTTTCTCAAGAACTGAAAAAGGAAACAGTAGCCAAAGCTAAAGCATTTTCACAAGAGTTTAAAGCTGAACTTAATAGAAGATTTTCATGGAGTCATAATCAATCATCAAAAACACTTTCTTCTTCTACAGCAGTAGCAAATGATAACAATGCGGGAACTTCTGATTCAGCTTTAGCTGCTAGAGCTCTCCGTAAACAACGTGCTCAACTCGATCGAACTCGGTCTGGTGCACATAAAGCTCTGAGAGGATTAAGATTCATTAGCAATAGTAATAGTAATAGCAGTAGCCATAGAAATAATATTAATTCTGTTGATGCTTGGAACGAAGTTCAAAGCAATTTTGATGGACTTGCAAAAGATGGATTTCTTTTTCGAGCTGATTTCGGACAATGCATAG GAATGAAAGATTCAAAGGAATTCGCATTGGAACTATTTGATGCattgagtagaagaagaagattgaagattgataAAATTAGTAAAGAGGAACTATATGAATTTTGGTCCCAGATTACTGATCAAAGTTTTGATTCAagacttcaaatcttctttgacat GGTAGATAAGAACGAAGATGGTAGGATTACTGAATCTGAAGTTAAAGAG ATTATCATGCTGAGTGCCTCGGCGAATAAGTTGGCAAGGCTTAAAGAACAAGCAGAGGAATACGCTGCTCTCATAATGGAAGAGTTGGACCCCGAGAGGCTTGGCTACATTGAG TTATGGCAATTGGAGACATTGTTACTGCAAAAGGATACGTATCTAAATTACAGTCAAGCATTAAGTTACACAAGCCAAGCATTAAGCCAAAATCTGCAAGGACTAAGAAGCAGAAGCTCAATAAGAAAAGTGAGCAGAAATATAATTTACTACATTGAAGATAATTGGAAAAGGTTATGGGTAATGGCATTGTGGATTGGGATAATGTTAGGGTTATTTTTCTGGAAATTCTTTCAATACAAGAATAGATACCCATTTAAGGTTATGGGTTATTGTCTTGTTACTGCTAAAGGTGCTGCTGAAACTCTCAAGTTCAATATGGCTCTCATTCTCTTACCTGTTTCTAGAAACACCATCACTTGGTTGAGGTCTACTAGACTTGCTTCTGTTATTCCTTTTGATGATAATATCAATTTTCACAAG ACAATAGCTGGAGCTATCGTAGTCGGTGTAATCCTCCACGCTGGGAATCATCTTGCCTGTGATTTCCCGCGCTTGATTAAATCCTCAAATGATGTTTTTGAGCCTCTAAAACATGATTTTCCCGGCGATCACAAACCCACATATGCCGCACTTTTACGTGGGCCAGAAGGTGTCACAGGAATTCTCATGGTTATTTTCATGGTAGTGGCATTCACACTCGCAACTAGATGGTTCAGACGTAGTCTCGTCAAGTTGCCTAAACCCTTCGACAAGCTTACAGGCTTCAATGCTTTTTGGTATTCTCATCATCTCTTTGTACTTGTCTACATTTTGCTCATAATCCATGGGTTCTACCTCTATCTCGTGCACCAATGGTACCAGAAAACG ACATGGATGTACATTGCAGTTCCTGTAGTCCTCTATGCATGTGAAAGAATTGTTAGATTTTTCCGGTCTGGGTTTTACTCAGTCCGCCTCAGAAAG GTTGCTATTTATCCAGGTAATGTTCTTACTCTACAGATGTCAAAGCCTCCAAACTTCAAGTACAAGAGTGGGCAGTATATGTTCGTCCAGTGTCCGGCAGTTTCACCTTTTGAATG GCACCCATTTTCAATAACTTCAGCTCCTGGGGATGATTACTTAAGCATCCACATTCGACAACTTGGTGATTGGACGCAGGAACTCAAAAGAGTTTTCTCAGAGGCATGCGAGCTTCCACTAGCTGGGAGAAGCGGACTTCTACGAGCTGATGAAACAACTAAGAAGAG CTTGCCGAAGCTATTAATAGACGGTCCATATGGAGCCCCTGCTCAGGATTACAAGAATTATGATGTTTTGTTACTTGTCGGGCTTGGAATTGGAGCAACACCTTTCATTAGTATTTTAAAAGATTTGCTCAACAACATCATCAGAATGGAGGAACTGGCT GATTCAATATCGGATACCAGTCGAACAACAGATCAGAGTGTTGGAACTTCCTCAGATTCCTCTGTCAGTAAGTTCTCCCCTAAAAGAAAGAAACCTCTGAAGACAACAAATGCGTATTTCTATTGGGTAACTCGAGAACAAGGCTCTTTCGACTGGTTCAAAGGGATCATGAATGAAATTGCTGATCTTGATCATAGG GGTGTCATAGAAATGCACAACTACCTAACTAGTGTATATGAAGAAGGGGATGCACGTTCAGCTCTAATCACAATGGTTCAAGCCTTAAATCATGCAAAAAATGGGGTTGACATTGTTTCTGGAACCACG GTGAGAACCCATTTTGCAAGGCCTAACTGGAAGAAGGTCTTTTCAAAAACGTGCTCAAAGCACCCAAATGCAAAGATTG GTGTTTTCTATTGTGGTGCACCCGTCTTAGCACAAGAATTGGGCAAGCTCTGCCATGAATTTAACCAGAAAGGTTCAACCAAGTTCGAGTTTCACAAGGAGCATTTCTAA